In Fodinibius saliphilus, a genomic segment contains:
- the rpmA gene encoding 50S ribosomal protein L27 translates to MAHKKGQGSTKNGRDSISKRLGVKEYGGETVKAGHIIVRQRGTKFHPGENVGRGKDDTLFAKAAGKVKFRKRSGGRKFVSVEPVA, encoded by the coding sequence ATGGCACATAAGAAAGGTCAAGGTTCTACAAAGAACGGTCGCGATTCGATATCGAAGCGACTAGGTGTTAAAGAATACGGTGGAGAAACAGTTAAAGCCGGACATATTATTGTTCGCCAACGTGGTACTAAGTTCCACCCCGGCGAAAATGTTGGTCGCGGTAAAGATGATACGCTCTTTGCTAAGGCTGCAGGAAAAGTTAAATTCCGTAAGCGCTCAGGCGGACGTAAGTTTGTAAGTGTCGAGCCTGTCGCATAA
- a CDS encoding fumarylacetoacetate hydrolase family protein yields the protein MSKLSLPGLPDDLHIGNIYCIGRNYVEHVHELKNEVPGQPLVFLKPSSSIIKDGQAIILPPQSNNVHHEVEMVAVIGKSGKNIPQKNALKYIAGYAIGIDVTARDIQQKAKENSHPWSVAKGFDTFAPLGDVIPAVKLDDPQNIELQLAVNNKVRQSDNTKLMIFPVAELVHYLSTIFTLQPGDLIFTGTPKGVSPLQSGDNIKATLGDGLSQLNITVQ from the coding sequence ATGTCAAAGTTATCACTCCCCGGATTACCGGACGATTTACATATAGGAAACATCTATTGCATCGGGCGTAATTACGTAGAACACGTTCATGAGTTGAAAAATGAAGTGCCTGGTCAGCCATTGGTGTTCTTAAAACCTAGCAGTAGTATAATAAAAGATGGGCAAGCAATTATCCTGCCCCCTCAAAGTAATAATGTGCACCATGAGGTGGAGATGGTTGCAGTGATTGGGAAAAGCGGTAAAAATATCCCGCAGAAAAATGCGTTGAAATATATAGCCGGATATGCTATTGGTATTGATGTAACCGCTCGTGATATTCAACAGAAAGCTAAAGAGAATTCACATCCCTGGTCGGTAGCCAAAGGCTTTGATACCTTTGCTCCCTTGGGGGATGTTATTCCGGCTGTTAAATTAGATGACCCGCAAAATATTGAGCTGCAACTAGCAGTAAATAACAAGGTCCGTCAATCTGATAATACAAAGCTAATGATCTTTCCTGTTGCAGAGTTGGTTCACTATTTGTCTACAATATTTACCCTACAACCGGGAGATCTGATCTTCACAGGAACCCCCAAAGGCGTATCTCCGTTACAGAGTGGGGACAATATCAAAGCTACATTGGGAGACGGTCTTTCTCAGCTCAATATTACAGTCCAATAA